One window from the genome of Candidatus Manganitrophaceae bacterium encodes:
- a CDS encoding PAS domain S-box protein → MISPPRPPDETKRVEVLQQYQILDTPPEDLFDNLTRLASNICETPIALITFVDRERQWFKSRLGIEFSESPRDLSLCAHSLLQSDLFIISDVTSDSRFADHPWVTSNPRIRFYAGAPLRTPEGHALGAVCVMDRRPRHLSSNQLDGLETIAQETMTLLDRQRELAERRKTEERLRASEEKYRLLFENNPHPMWVFDPETLVFLAVNEAAVRHYGYEREEFLSMTIKQLCPNEDLPALIKDLPQISTRVGRAGLWRNRKKDGTVIDVEITSDLIPFAGKRAKLVLANDVTERRRAEEALRKSEERFQWVTRATNDAIWDWDLLTNRLWWNERFKTMFGYNADEIEERIDWWRSRIHPEDRERIIASVQGAIDRGDQAWSGEYRFRRGDGSYASLLDRGYIVRDGRGQPARMIGAMMDITERKRDEAALAAEKERLLVTLRSIGDGVITTDVQERIRLMNKVAETLTGWTQKEAVGRPLQEIFHIKDEKSGRKLENPAAEALRTGAAVGLSEDTLLIARDGTERMVADSSAPIQDREGHTVGVVLVFRDVTQKKRMEEDLLRTSKMEAVGLLAGGIAHDFNNILTAILGNLSLVKMSVEPTHPLYKRLGDAEAASLRARDLAQQLLTFAKGGAPIKKATSLRALLHESIRFALRGSNVGTEFFIPDDLRPVEIDPGQISQVLHNLVINAQQAMPRGGVIRVHAENFTLAEMGKPLPLPPGRYVRISIQDAGIGIPKESLPKIFDPYFTTKQKGSGLGLSTSYSIIKKHNGYMAVNSELGKGSTFSVYLPASSRNIEPEDRPEAPLPGRGKILIMDDEEAVRDVAGELLRLLGYDVDYAADGIEAIRGYQTALEAGAPFDLVIMDLTVPGKMGGQEAIERLREIDPGVKAIVSSGYSNDPIMSDFSKYGFKGVIAKPYQLEQLSKIVHDVITGLQK, encoded by the coding sequence ATGATCAGCCCGCCGCGCCCGCCCGATGAAACCAAAAGAGTTGAAGTGCTCCAACAGTATCAGATTCTCGATACCCCCCCCGAGGACCTCTTTGATAACCTCACGCGGTTAGCCTCCAATATTTGCGAAACGCCGATCGCCCTGATTACCTTCGTCGACCGAGAGCGTCAATGGTTCAAGTCGCGGCTTGGAATTGAATTCTCTGAGAGTCCACGGGACCTCTCTCTCTGCGCTCATTCCCTCCTGCAGTCCGATCTTTTCATCATTTCGGACGTCACCTCCGACTCCCGGTTCGCCGATCACCCTTGGGTAACCTCCAATCCTCGCATCCGCTTTTATGCCGGCGCGCCGCTTCGAACTCCAGAGGGCCATGCACTGGGAGCGGTCTGCGTCATGGACCGCAGACCCCGTCACCTGAGCTCCAATCAACTCGATGGGTTGGAGACGATTGCCCAGGAGACGATGACCCTCCTCGACCGGCAGCGGGAGCTCGCAGAACGGAGGAAAACGGAGGAGAGGCTGCGGGCCTCGGAAGAAAAGTACCGCCTCTTGTTCGAGAACAACCCCCATCCGATGTGGGTCTTTGATCCGGAGACGCTCGTCTTTTTAGCGGTCAACGAAGCGGCCGTCCGCCACTACGGCTATGAACGGGAGGAGTTCCTCTCGATGACCATCAAACAGCTCTGCCCCAACGAAGATCTCCCCGCGCTGATCAAAGATCTTCCGCAGATCAGCACCCGGGTCGGCCGCGCCGGCCTCTGGCGAAACCGGAAAAAGGATGGGACGGTCATCGACGTGGAGATCACCTCTGACCTCATCCCCTTTGCTGGAAAACGGGCCAAGCTGGTCCTGGCGAACGATGTCACCGAACGGAGGCGGGCGGAGGAGGCGCTCCGGAAAAGCGAGGAGCGGTTTCAATGGGTCACCCGCGCCACCAATGATGCGATCTGGGATTGGGATCTTCTTACAAACCGTCTTTGGTGGAACGAGCGATTCAAGACGATGTTCGGCTACAACGCGGATGAAATCGAGGAGCGGATCGATTGGTGGCGAAGCCGGATCCATCCGGAAGACCGGGAGCGGATCATTGCCAGCGTCCAGGGAGCAATCGATCGCGGCGATCAGGCCTGGTCGGGGGAGTATCGCTTTCGCAGAGGGGATGGGTCGTATGCATCCCTTCTGGATCGCGGTTACATCGTTCGCGATGGGCGCGGGCAGCCGGCCCGAATGATCGGCGCCATGATGGATATAACGGAGCGCAAACGGGACGAAGCGGCCCTTGCGGCGGAGAAGGAGCGTCTCCTCGTGACGCTTCGATCGATCGGCGACGGCGTGATCACGACCGATGTGCAGGAGCGGATCCGACTGATGAACAAGGTTGCCGAAACCCTGACCGGGTGGACACAAAAAGAGGCGGTCGGCCGGCCGCTTCAAGAGATCTTTCATATCAAAGACGAGAAGAGCGGAAGGAAGCTCGAAAACCCGGCGGCCGAGGCGCTCCGGACCGGCGCCGCCGTCGGACTCTCCGAGGATACCCTCCTGATCGCCCGGGATGGAACCGAGCGGATGGTCGCCGACAGCAGCGCACCGATTCAGGACCGGGAGGGGCATACCGTCGGCGTGGTGCTCGTCTTCCGCGATGTCACGCAGAAAAAACGGATGGAAGAAGATCTTCTCCGAACGAGCAAAATGGAGGCGGTCGGTCTTCTGGCCGGCGGCATTGCCCACGACTTCAACAACATCCTCACCGCCATTCTGGGGAATCTCTCCCTGGTCAAAATGTCGGTCGAGCCGACCCACCCCCTTTATAAGCGGCTGGGCGACGCCGAGGCGGCCTCGCTTCGCGCGCGGGATCTCGCTCAACAGCTCCTCACCTTTGCCAAAGGAGGCGCTCCGATCAAAAAAGCAACCTCGCTCAGAGCACTGCTGCACGAATCGATCCGGTTCGCGCTGCGTGGATCGAATGTCGGGACGGAATTCTTCATCCCGGACGACCTCCGGCCTGTGGAGATCGACCCGGGGCAGATCAGCCAAGTCCTTCACAACCTGGTCATCAACGCACAGCAAGCGATGCCGCGGGGAGGGGTGATCCGGGTGCACGCGGAGAATTTCACCCTCGCAGAGATGGGCAAACCGCTTCCCCTTCCCCCGGGAAGATATGTTCGCATCTCCATCCAAGATGCCGGGATCGGTATTCCGAAGGAGTCTCTTCCGAAGATCTTCGATCCCTACTTCACCACCAAGCAGAAAGGGAGCGGTTTGGGATTGTCGACCTCCTATTCGATTATCAAAAAACATAACGGCTATATGGCGGTTAACTCCGAGCTGGGGAAAGGCTCGACCTTTTCGGTCTACCTTCCGGCCTCCTCCCGCAACATCGAGCCGGAGGATCGACCCGAAGCGCCCCTCCCCGGTCGAGGGAAAATCTTGATCATGGACGATGAAGAGGCTGTTCGGGACGTCGCGGGGGAGCTCTTACGGCTCCTCGGATATGACGTCGATTATGCCGCGGATGGGATAGAAGCGATCCGAGGCTATCAGACCGCGCTTGAGGCCGGAGCGCCGTTTGATCTGGTCATTATGGATCTGACCGTTCCCGGGAAAATGGGTGGACAAGAGGCGATCGAGCGGTTGCGGGAGATCGATCCCGGGGTAAAGGCGATTGTCTCCAGCGGCTACTCCAACGACCCGATTATGAGCGATTTTTCAAAATATGGCTTCAAAGGGGTGATCGCCAAACCGTACCAACTCGAGCAGTTGAGCAAGATCGTCCATGACGTCATCACCGGCCTGCAAAAATAA
- the der gene encoding ribosome biogenesis GTPase Der, giving the protein MGALKGPIVAIVGRPNVGKSTLFNKLVGKRKAIVQNLPGITRDRNEALCHYRDRQFTLIDTGGLIPESKEEMASEVRRQSEIAIEQADLLLFLMDAREGVTPLDQSVHDLLRRSGKPVYYVINKTEGHGLDRLTEFYELGIAPLHPVSAEHNEGLSDLLDAVYPHMTPAEEEEEVVDLPKVVVLGRPNVGKSTLINTLLREERLVTSDVPGTTRDTIDSWVVHRDKRYLFIDTAGIRKRGKIEHGVEQYSIARTKEALERADIALLLIDGVEGITEQDSKIAGLIIEKGKGSAVLINKWDLAKKGEAAEARIVNQIDLRFRFINDLQYAYISAQKGEGLGHIFRLIDKAYEGYTKRISTGDLNRFFEKITESHPPPIYKGRRLRLYYITQAGVRPPTFVLFANAPTGVPDHYLRYIENQLREAFGFTGTPIRIRLRQRK; this is encoded by the coding sequence ATGGGAGCGCTAAAAGGTCCGATCGTCGCCATCGTCGGCCGACCGAACGTCGGAAAATCGACCCTCTTCAACAAGCTCGTCGGAAAGCGCAAGGCGATCGTTCAAAACCTGCCGGGGATCACGCGCGATCGCAACGAGGCGCTCTGCCATTACCGCGATCGTCAGTTCACCCTGATCGACACCGGAGGGCTGATCCCCGAATCGAAAGAAGAGATGGCGAGCGAGGTCCGCCGCCAGTCGGAGATCGCCATCGAACAGGCCGACCTCCTTCTCTTTTTGATGGATGCGCGCGAAGGGGTCACCCCGCTTGATCAGTCGGTCCATGACCTGCTTCGCAGAAGCGGAAAGCCGGTCTACTACGTCATCAACAAAACGGAAGGACACGGCCTCGATCGCCTCACCGAATTTTACGAACTCGGAATCGCGCCGCTCCATCCGGTCTCGGCCGAGCACAACGAGGGCCTCAGCGATCTGCTTGATGCGGTCTACCCTCACATGACGCCGGCGGAAGAGGAGGAGGAAGTCGTCGACCTTCCCAAGGTCGTCGTGCTGGGGCGGCCGAATGTCGGAAAATCGACCCTGATCAATACTCTGCTGAGAGAAGAACGGCTGGTCACCAGCGACGTCCCCGGGACGACCCGCGACACGATCGACTCTTGGGTCGTCCACCGAGACAAACGCTATCTTTTTATCGATACCGCCGGGATTCGAAAACGGGGAAAGATCGAGCATGGGGTCGAGCAGTACAGCATCGCCCGAACCAAAGAGGCGCTGGAGCGCGCCGACATCGCCCTGCTGCTGATCGACGGGGTCGAGGGGATCACAGAGCAAGATTCCAAGATCGCCGGCTTGATCATCGAAAAGGGAAAGGGGTCGGCCGTCTTAATCAACAAATGGGACCTGGCCAAAAAAGGAGAAGCGGCCGAAGCGCGGATTGTCAATCAGATCGACCTCCGGTTTCGCTTCATCAATGATCTGCAATATGCCTATATCTCCGCCCAAAAAGGAGAGGGGCTCGGCCATATTTTCCGCCTCATCGATAAAGCCTATGAGGGATATACCAAGCGGATTTCCACCGGCGACTTAAACCGCTTCTTCGAGAAGATCACCGAGAGCCATCCTCCCCCTATCTATAAAGGGAGACGGCTCCGGCTCTACTACATTACCCAGGCCGGCGTCCGGCCGCCGACCTTCGTTCTCTTTGCGAACGCGCCGACCGGCGTCCCCGACCACTACCTCCGCTACATCGAAAATCAGCTTCGCGAGGCCTTTGGCTTCACCGGAACGCCGATCCGTATCCGGCTCCGGCAACGAAAATAG
- a CDS encoding TIGR04255 family protein produces the protein MFAYNYLRSDRLLYYFSSYLRNMVAPRHLEKAPITEALVDIRVKLRPDADLSTLESIYALFEKEYPEKRERIRAESKFDLKTRTFETASYVDGYLCTSSDKKRVVQVRLDGFTFSRLKPYVTWEDLHKEAHRLWQLYVRQAPPELVTRIALRYINRLEIPLPMGDFGDYLTASPSVPQNLPQGLVSFLTRNVIHEPSWNFTAIISQSLEPVGTSNIAPVLLDIDISKEVQYNVNAKEIWETIDQMRKFKNKIFFESITEKTVELCK, from the coding sequence ATGTTCGCATATAATTATTTGCGAAGTGATCGTCTGCTCTATTATTTCAGTTCTTATTTGAGGAACATGGTCGCTCCCAGGCATTTAGAAAAAGCTCCCATTACCGAGGCACTGGTGGATATAAGGGTAAAACTGCGCCCTGATGCCGACCTCTCGACTTTGGAATCAATCTATGCTTTGTTTGAAAAAGAGTATCCTGAAAAACGTGAACGGATTCGCGCCGAAAGTAAGTTTGACCTAAAAACGAGAACGTTCGAAACAGCCTCTTATGTGGATGGCTACCTATGCACCTCTTCTGATAAAAAACGAGTTGTTCAAGTGCGCCTTGACGGGTTCACATTCAGTAGGTTAAAACCATACGTGACCTGGGAGGATTTGCATAAGGAGGCCCATCGGCTCTGGCAATTGTACGTGAGGCAGGCTCCTCCAGAATTGGTGACGAGAATTGCGCTCCGTTATATTAATCGCCTCGAAATTCCGCTTCCCATGGGGGATTTTGGCGATTATTTGACCGCGTCTCCGAGCGTTCCTCAAAACCTTCCGCAAGGGCTGGTCAGCTTTTTAACGCGCAACGTGATCCACGAACCCTCTTGGAATTTCACGGCAATCATCAGTCAATCCCTTGAGCCTGTGGGGACTTCGAATATTGCGCCGGTATTATTGGATATCGATATTTCCAAAGAGGTCCAATACAACGTGAACGCAAAAGAAATTTGGGAAACCATCGATCAGATGCGCAAGTTTAAGAATAAAATATTTTTTGAAAGTATCACTGAAAAAACGGTGGAGCTTTGTAAATGA
- a CDS encoding CbbQ/NirQ/NorQ/GpvN family protein, translated as MQHPSMMEPFYLNKEPYYQPVGEEVALFKAAHASKRPVLIKGPTGCGKSRFVAYMAYHLKRPLITVACHEDLTASDLVGRFLLQGDETVWADGPLALAVKHGAICYLDEVVEARKDTTVVIHPLTDDRRILPIEKKGEIVAASDDFMLVISYNPGYQSVLKDLKQSTRQRFIALDFHYPPRVAEMQIVAREAGVSEETARQLVGVGEKVRNLKNHGLEEGVSTRLLIYAGQLIGKGIPPRRACEAAIADAMTDDREMHRTLMEVIFTFFE; from the coding sequence ATGCAGCACCCGTCGATGATGGAACCGTTTTACCTGAACAAAGAGCCGTATTACCAGCCGGTCGGCGAAGAAGTGGCGCTCTTTAAAGCCGCCCATGCGTCGAAACGGCCGGTCTTAATCAAAGGTCCCACCGGCTGCGGTAAAAGCCGATTTGTCGCCTACATGGCCTACCATCTCAAGCGGCCGCTGATTACCGTCGCCTGTCACGAAGACCTGACCGCCTCGGATCTGGTCGGACGCTTCCTGCTGCAAGGGGACGAGACCGTCTGGGCGGACGGACCGCTCGCACTCGCGGTCAAGCATGGGGCGATCTGCTACCTCGACGAGGTCGTCGAAGCGCGCAAAGACACGACCGTGGTGATCCACCCGCTTACCGACGACCGCCGGATCTTGCCGATCGAAAAGAAGGGGGAGATCGTCGCCGCCTCGGATGACTTCATGCTGGTGATCTCCTACAACCCCGGCTATCAGAGCGTTTTGAAGGACCTCAAACAGAGCACCCGTCAGCGCTTCATCGCGCTCGACTTTCACTATCCTCCCCGCGTTGCCGAGATGCAGATCGTCGCCCGGGAAGCCGGCGTCTCCGAGGAGACCGCCCGGCAGCTGGTCGGCGTCGGCGAGAAGGTCCGCAACCTGAAGAACCACGGGCTCGAAGAAGGGGTCAGCACCCGGCTGTTGATCTATGCCGGCCAATTGATCGGAAAAGGAATCCCGCCGCGCCGCGCCTGCGAGGCGGCGATCGCCGACGCAATGACCGACGACCGCGAGATGCACCGAACGCTCATGGAAGTCATCTTCACCTTTTTTGAATGA
- a CDS encoding YbgC/FadM family acyl-CoA thioesterase, with protein sequence MEIRVYYEDTDAGGVVYYANYLKYFERGRTEYFRERGIEVASYATTGVLFVVAHAEVDYRAAARYNDLLDLETEIVDFSRASLTFSHLIRAGGTERVIAEGWVRLVCVDDRFKPRRLPEEVVQIVTKIV encoded by the coding sequence ATGGAAATTCGGGTTTATTATGAAGACACCGACGCGGGCGGCGTGGTTTACTATGCCAATTATTTAAAATATTTCGAGCGGGGACGGACCGAATATTTCCGAGAGCGGGGAATCGAGGTCGCCTCATACGCCACAACCGGCGTTCTCTTCGTCGTCGCCCATGCCGAGGTCGATTATCGCGCCGCCGCGCGTTACAACGACCTGCTCGATCTGGAAACCGAGATCGTCGACTTCAGCCGAGCAAGCCTCACCTTCTCTCACCTCATCCGTGCCGGCGGAACCGAGCGGGTCATCGCCGAAGGGTGGGTCCGGCTGGTCTGTGTCGATGACCGGTTTAAGCCGAGACGCCTTCCCGAAGAGGTGGTTCAGATCGTGACGAAGATTGTTTAG
- a CDS encoding VWA domain-containing protein, whose product MESIRTLFETALDADEIARMIEGLSAIPPAAQKQAVDIGLILSDFSKKAAAEYFRAAPAVLQSIDPEELAGWVGMGIQIAQQSSAAGIRFFKLAPAVFPKLTSKTLRTHFIQLGLSLAERDYNLALEYYQQAPALLAQVALSEADLTFWAEQGVALGKEDYTLAVEYFRISPSLLLLLPIGLLSKWITIGRKLSSGKILSTLQFIRTSPETFSQIPSNADRERLLDLTSEVAERHPELAAKLFSEAAAILPAFQALRLEGVLLDRTLLLARFDGELAAALFLNGPKILKEMGSAAAHFPEWVEEGLSLVKRGSSQAHGFFSFESKTAREVIDRFGSGLSLSSVSGLLKRFAEALSGRPVTIQPTTLLDQIDREKGRKGGAASPTTDGSTIYLPAHVDRFAAKELNFEWYRVATAFQAGHLEFGTFTTPKPYEIADLIESLQTKYKRRGGFSGLASFFSLFPEPALIERLFEITEGARIEYLLRLEYPGLRAALIRMRESELDRRPPLTGLTPRGAVVELLQQISIAGKTKEPVPAPLQAVLFDACRTLGAVQNPDATAAVALSMRAAAGVYLLLDVEEAIPEAPEKEMEKFEERGTEVRGEGEGGGTLAPSVRGTLDPRRVEAAKRATEAQAEALIEKLKAAGIDLATEAAAAALSASIQKGEVTRASLQEPGGLDPLAERMIADAMPREETPGGKRFRYDEWDAAQDDYRSGWCQVIERPVPPGPTGAVEEILAEYGGMIGSIQTAFQHLRPEGLKRIKGEREGDELDLDALLNSRVEARAGYPPSDRIYQARQKKERSVAVAFLVDISGSTSQQLPASPSSRPLGNPRKTGKRVLDVEKEALVLLSRAMEAVGDRFALYAFSGRGKEAVDFYLLKEFEERTGTEIDRRIGEMNGTAQNRDGAAIRHATRKLLAQPAKVKLLVLISDGKPLDDGYSGAYATADTKMALREAKRRGIHSYCITIDREGSEYLQGMYGEVAYLIIDAVETLPVKLPQIYKRLTT is encoded by the coding sequence TTGGAATCGATTCGAACCCTTTTCGAGACCGCCCTCGACGCCGATGAGATCGCCCGGATGATCGAGGGGCTCTCAGCGATCCCTCCGGCCGCGCAGAAGCAGGCGGTCGACATCGGATTGATCCTTTCCGACTTCTCCAAGAAAGCCGCTGCGGAATATTTCCGGGCCGCACCGGCCGTCTTGCAGTCGATCGATCCGGAAGAGCTCGCCGGCTGGGTGGGAATGGGAATTCAGATCGCGCAGCAGTCGTCCGCCGCCGGGATTCGATTCTTCAAATTGGCCCCCGCGGTTTTCCCTAAGCTGACATCGAAGACCCTTCGGACACATTTTATCCAGTTGGGTCTCTCGCTGGCGGAGCGGGATTACAACCTGGCGCTCGAATATTATCAGCAGGCCCCTGCGCTCCTCGCCCAGGTGGCCTTGAGCGAGGCCGACCTCACCTTCTGGGCCGAGCAGGGGGTGGCGTTGGGGAAAGAGGATTACACCCTGGCGGTCGAATATTTCCGGATCAGCCCGTCGCTCCTCCTTCTATTGCCGATCGGGTTACTCTCGAAGTGGATCACGATCGGCCGAAAACTCTCCTCCGGAAAAATCCTCTCCACGCTGCAATTCATCCGGACCAGCCCGGAGACCTTCTCACAGATTCCTTCCAATGCAGACCGGGAGCGCCTTCTCGATTTGACCTCGGAAGTCGCCGAGCGGCATCCCGAGCTCGCCGCAAAGCTTTTCTCCGAAGCGGCCGCCATTCTTCCGGCCTTCCAGGCGCTTCGACTGGAAGGGGTTTTGTTGGATCGGACGCTCCTGTTGGCCCGGTTCGACGGCGAGCTCGCCGCCGCGCTCTTTTTAAATGGCCCCAAGATTTTGAAAGAAATGGGGTCCGCCGCCGCCCATTTCCCCGAGTGGGTGGAAGAGGGTTTGTCACTCGTGAAACGGGGGTCGAGCCAGGCGCATGGCTTTTTCTCCTTCGAGTCCAAAACTGCCCGGGAGGTGATCGACCGGTTTGGAAGCGGCCTGTCGCTCTCGTCGGTTTCAGGCCTTTTGAAACGCTTTGCCGAAGCGCTCTCCGGCCGGCCGGTCACCATCCAGCCGACCACCCTCCTGGACCAGATCGACCGGGAAAAAGGGAGAAAGGGGGGAGCGGCCTCGCCGACGACCGATGGCTCGACGATTTATCTCCCTGCCCATGTCGATCGGTTTGCCGCCAAGGAGCTCAACTTCGAATGGTACCGGGTCGCCACCGCCTTTCAAGCCGGCCACCTTGAATTTGGAACGTTCACAACGCCGAAGCCCTATGAGATCGCTGATTTAATTGAATCGCTTCAAACCAAATATAAACGGCGCGGCGGATTCTCCGGCCTCGCCTCCTTCTTCTCCCTCTTCCCGGAGCCGGCCTTGATCGAACGGCTCTTCGAGATCACCGAGGGAGCACGGATTGAATACCTTCTCCGCCTCGAGTACCCGGGGCTGCGAGCGGCCCTGATCCGGATGCGGGAGAGCGAGCTCGACCGGCGGCCTCCGCTCACCGGTCTGACCCCGCGCGGGGCGGTCGTCGAGCTCCTCCAGCAGATCTCGATCGCGGGAAAGACCAAGGAGCCGGTCCCGGCGCCGCTTCAGGCGGTTCTGTTCGATGCCTGCCGGACCCTCGGCGCGGTTCAAAACCCCGATGCGACGGCAGCCGTCGCCCTCTCGATGCGCGCGGCGGCAGGGGTTTATCTGCTCCTCGACGTCGAGGAGGCGATTCCAGAAGCGCCCGAAAAGGAGATGGAGAAATTTGAAGAGCGAGGAACAGAGGTCCGGGGCGAGGGCGAAGGGGGTGGAACGCTGGCCCCGTCGGTGCGGGGCACGCTTGATCCCAGACGGGTTGAAGCAGCGAAGCGAGCGACCGAGGCACAAGCCGAAGCGCTGATTGAAAAGCTAAAAGCGGCCGGGATCGATCTTGCCACCGAAGCTGCGGCGGCCGCCCTCTCGGCCTCGATTCAAAAAGGGGAAGTGACCCGTGCCTCGCTCCAAGAGCCGGGGGGGCTCGATCCGTTGGCGGAGCGGATGATCGCTGACGCAATGCCGAGGGAGGAGACGCCGGGGGGGAAGCGGTTTCGGTACGATGAATGGGATGCTGCACAAGACGATTACCGATCCGGCTGGTGTCAGGTCATCGAGCGGCCGGTGCCGCCGGGACCGACCGGCGCCGTCGAGGAGATCCTCGCCGAATACGGCGGGATGATCGGATCGATTCAGACCGCCTTTCAACACCTTCGTCCGGAAGGGCTCAAGCGGATCAAAGGGGAACGGGAGGGGGACGAGCTCGATCTCGACGCGCTGCTGAACAGCCGGGTCGAAGCGCGGGCCGGATATCCCCCTTCGGATCGGATCTATCAGGCGCGGCAGAAGAAAGAGCGAAGTGTCGCGGTGGCGTTTTTGGTCGACATCAGCGGCTCAACCTCACAGCAGCTCCCGGCCTCCCCCTCAAGCCGGCCTTTGGGGAATCCTCGGAAAACAGGAAAGCGGGTCTTGGATGTAGAGAAAGAGGCGCTGGTCCTTCTCTCGAGGGCAATGGAGGCGGTCGGCGACCGCTTTGCCCTCTATGCTTTTTCGGGCCGCGGGAAAGAGGCGGTCGATTTCTACTTGCTGAAAGAGTTCGAGGAGCGCACCGGGACGGAGATCGACCGGCGGATCGGAGAGATGAATGGAACCGCCCAAAATCGCGACGGCGCGGCGATCCGGCACGCCACACGAAAGCTGCTGGCCCAGCCGGCGAAGGTGAAGCTGCTGGTTTTGATCAGCGACGGCAAGCCGCTCGATGACGGCTACAGCGGCGCCTATGCCACCGCCGACACGAAGATGGCGCTGCGCGAAGCGAAACGCCGGGGGATCCATTCCTACTGCATCACGATCGATCGGGAAGGGTCTGAATACCTACAGGGGATGTATGGCGAGGTCGCCTACCTGATCATCGACGCGGTCGAGACCCTCCCGGTGAAGCTGCCGCAGATCTACAAACGGCTGACGACATAA
- a CDS encoding ATP-dependent Clp protease adaptor ClpS, with protein MRGAGVAALPEVSEETGSKIEEIPPYKVILLDDNVTTMEFVVRILILIFGKTIDAAQELMWQVHTEGAAHVATLSKEQAELKQEQVHAAARAEKFPFRCVIEPA; from the coding sequence ATGCGCGGCGCCGGTGTGGCAGCGCTGCCGGAGGTCTCGGAGGAGACCGGATCCAAGATCGAGGAAATCCCTCCGTATAAGGTGATCTTGCTGGACGATAACGTCACCACGATGGAATTCGTCGTCCGCATTTTAATTTTGATTTTTGGCAAAACGATCGACGCGGCGCAAGAGCTGATGTGGCAGGTCCACACCGAGGGGGCGGCGCATGTCGCCACCCTCTCCAAAGAGCAGGCGGAGCTTAAGCAGGAGCAGGTTCATGCCGCCGCCCGCGCCGAAAAATTTCCCTTCCGCTGTGTGATCGAACCGGCCTAA
- a CDS encoding tetratricopeptide repeat protein, with product MEDFEKVYEQGRVAFEAGKVLDAERLFLKLLENHPQGYADIYNKLGIITFQKGNAEMAVAYFKKALQINSRYTEASLNLTIALNDLGRYDEAGEAFSKAAQVVRSEAKSVDPFIQGKLANEHAKLGDQYFELGLYDGALEEYRKALALRPKFVDVVTKVGITLREKGLFDEAIETFQQAKEFHPKYGPALIHLGVTYYMKGFVDLALREWEEAQRINPEGKEARVYLAMAKKEVIEEES from the coding sequence ATGGAAGACTTTGAGAAGGTGTATGAGCAGGGCCGCGTTGCCTTCGAGGCGGGGAAGGTCCTCGATGCGGAGCGGCTTTTCCTGAAGCTTCTTGAAAACCACCCGCAGGGATATGCCGATATTTACAACAAGCTCGGGATCATCACCTTTCAGAAAGGGAATGCGGAGATGGCGGTCGCCTATTTTAAAAAGGCGCTCCAGATCAATTCCCGTTACACCGAAGCGTCCCTCAACCTGACGATCGCGCTGAACGACCTCGGCCGATACGATGAGGCGGGCGAGGCCTTCTCCAAGGCGGCGCAGGTCGTCCGGTCGGAGGCCAAGTCGGTCGATCCGTTTATCCAAGGAAAGCTGGCCAATGAGCATGCCAAGCTTGGCGATCAATATTTTGAGCTCGGCCTCTATGACGGCGCCCTGGAGGAGTATCGAAAGGCGCTCGCCCTCCGTCCGAAGTTTGTCGATGTGGTGACCAAGGTCGGCATTACGCTGCGCGAGAAGGGGCTCTTCGACGAAGCGATTGAGACCTTTCAGCAGGCGAAAGAGTTCCATCCGAAATACGGCCCCGCCCTGATCCATTTGGGGGTGACCTATTATATGAAGGGGTTTGTCGATTTGGCGCTGCGCGAATGGGAAGAGGCGCAGCGGATCAATCCGGAGGGAAAAGAGGCGCGGGTTTATCTGGCGATGGCGAAGAAAGAGGTCATCGAAGAAGAAAGCTAA